In Xyrauchen texanus isolate HMW12.3.18 chromosome 27, RBS_HiC_50CHRs, whole genome shotgun sequence, one genomic interval encodes:
- the LOC127621266 gene encoding double-strand-break repair protein rad21 homolog isoform X2 gives MFYAQLFTSKRGTLAKIWLAAHWEKKITKAHVFECDLETTVKEILSPQIKIGLRTSGHLLLGVVRMYYRKIRYLLADCSDALVKIKVAFRPGETDLPEDALEATFKAITLQEDFTDFDSQLPDLNTIDVVDHFSLNQCRTEDITLRENLGNSFLTLDGIDFIANESKDTLVTDFYENTPKELPATPPTSISVIEPESVIPELSCSDTQMNSPSFTDKTFLVNAEEGFTLAPVAVTPTLTRNRGKRKRKLVVDLSKELTNDDIRDQLAEYSDLLTSLEIAPPTRQLMEWRENGGVKQLISRFELQPIHSVLKQLFPRDLSPKRKGLVGGAIEQTDPEEMREQSREDRESTAQPVLGDWSLLHESVALDKAVDANTSVEPSFTHTEPPPPWNATSEESRLELSYPEPLSEDSMLVHPSVGTRETPVSVLNSQDMEDRRMTCRAHKLLQALKSQDSSPRATFSLQAMCEGNTRSYVAALFFCLLVLRKQQALNLHQSTPYSDIIATPGPLFHSF, from the exons CTGGGAGAAGAAAATTACCAAAGCACATGTGTTTGAATGTGACCTTGAGACCACCGTCAAGGAAATATTATCCCCCCAG ATTAAAATTGGTCTGCGGACTTCAGGTCACCTCCTTTTAGGCGTTGTCCGGATGTACTATCGGAAAATCAGATACCTTCTAGCAGACTGCAGTGATGCATTGGTCAAAATTAAAGTTGCTTTCCGGCCAG GAGAGACAGATCTGCCTGAGGATGCTTTGGAGGCAACGTTTAAAGCCATCACTCTACAAGAGGACTTCACTGACTTTGACTCTCAGTTGCCTGATCTCAA CACCATTGATGTGGTAGACCACTTCTCTTTGAATCAGTGTCGTACAGAAGATATCACTCTAAGAGAGAACTTGGGGAACAGCTTTCTCACTTTGGATGGCATAG ATTTTATAGCAAATGAGAGTAAGGATACTCTGGTGACAGATTTCTATGAGAACACTCCTAAAGAATTACCAGCTACACCTCCAACCTCTATCAGTGTCATAG AACCAGAGTCTGTGATACCCGAGCTTTCCTGTTCAGACACTCAAATGAACAGCCCATCCTTCACTGATAAGACTTTTCTGGTTAATGCAGAGGAAGGCTTCACTCTTGCACCCGTTGCTGTCACAC CAACTTTAACAAGGAATAGAGGAAAGAGGAAGCGGAAGCTGGTGGTTGATCTGTCAAAGGAACTTACTAATGATGACATCAGGGACCAACTGGCTGAGTACTCTGACCTTTTGACCTCATTGGAGATAGCCCCGCCTACACGGCAGCTCATGGAGTGGAGAGAAAATGGTGGGGTCAAGCAACTGATCTCTCGTTTCGAACTTCAACCCATACACTCTGTCTTAAAGCAG CTGTTCCCTCGTGACTTGTCACCTAAGAGAAAGGGATTGGTTGGAGGAGCAATAGAGCAGACTGACCCCGAAGAGATGAGAGAACAAAGCAGAGAGG ACAGAGAGAGCACTGCTCAACCAGTGCTGGGTGACTGGAGTTTACTGCATGAGTCTGTGGCTCTAGATAAAGCAGTAGATGCAAACACTTCTGTAGAACCTTCTTTCACTCATACAGAACCTCCACCTCCCTGGAACGCCACAAGT GAGGAGAGTAGGCTGGAGTTGTCCTATCCAGAGCCTCTCTCTGAGGACTCCATGCTGGTTCATCCATCTGTAGGGACGAGGGAAACCCCAGTG TCTGTTCTGAACAGTCAGGACATGGAGGACAGGAGAATGACCTGTCGGGCACACAAACTCCTCCAGGCCCTCAAA AGCCAAGACAGCTCGCCCAGAGCCACGTTCAGTCTTCAAGCTATGTGTGAGGGAAACACTCGTTCCTATGTAGCAGCTTTATTCTTCTGCCTGCTGGTGTTAAGGAAACAACAAGCCCTCAACCTGCACCAGAGCACTCCTTACAGTGACATCATTGCCACACCTGGGCCTCTCTTCCACTCCTTCTAG
- the LOC127621266 gene encoding double-strand-break repair protein rad21 homolog isoform X1 codes for MFYAQLFTSKRGTLAKIWLAAHWEKKITKAHVFECDLETTVKEILSPQIKIGLRTSGHLLLGVVRMYYRKIRYLLADCSDALVKIKVAFRPGETDLPEDALEATFKAITLQEDFTDFDSQLPDLNTIDVVDHFSLNQCRTEDITLRENLGNSFLTLDGIGEENQSYQGLFDQSFQTFSVHGDCFGDEEMAVDLIDFIANESKDTLVTDFYENTPKELPATPPTSISVIEPESVIPELSCSDTQMNSPSFTDKTFLVNAEEGFTLAPVAVTPTLTRNRGKRKRKLVVDLSKELTNDDIRDQLAEYSDLLTSLEIAPPTRQLMEWRENGGVKQLISRFELQPIHSVLKQLFPRDLSPKRKGLVGGAIEQTDPEEMREQSREDRESTAQPVLGDWSLLHESVALDKAVDANTSVEPSFTHTEPPPPWNATSEESRLELSYPEPLSEDSMLVHPSVGTRETPVSVLNSQDMEDRRMTCRAHKLLQALKSQDSSPRATFSLQAMCEGNTRSYVAALFFCLLVLRKQQALNLHQSTPYSDIIATPGPLFHSF; via the exons CTGGGAGAAGAAAATTACCAAAGCACATGTGTTTGAATGTGACCTTGAGACCACCGTCAAGGAAATATTATCCCCCCAG ATTAAAATTGGTCTGCGGACTTCAGGTCACCTCCTTTTAGGCGTTGTCCGGATGTACTATCGGAAAATCAGATACCTTCTAGCAGACTGCAGTGATGCATTGGTCAAAATTAAAGTTGCTTTCCGGCCAG GAGAGACAGATCTGCCTGAGGATGCTTTGGAGGCAACGTTTAAAGCCATCACTCTACAAGAGGACTTCACTGACTTTGACTCTCAGTTGCCTGATCTCAA CACCATTGATGTGGTAGACCACTTCTCTTTGAATCAGTGTCGTACAGAAGATATCACTCTAAGAGAGAACTTGGGGAACAGCTTTCTCACTTTGGATGGCATAG GTGAGGAAAACCAGTCTTACCAGGGACTGTTTGATCAGAGTTTCCAAACTTTCAGTGTCCATGGTGACTGCTTTGGTGATGAGGAAATGGCCGTTGACCTCATTG ATTTTATAGCAAATGAGAGTAAGGATACTCTGGTGACAGATTTCTATGAGAACACTCCTAAAGAATTACCAGCTACACCTCCAACCTCTATCAGTGTCATAG AACCAGAGTCTGTGATACCCGAGCTTTCCTGTTCAGACACTCAAATGAACAGCCCATCCTTCACTGATAAGACTTTTCTGGTTAATGCAGAGGAAGGCTTCACTCTTGCACCCGTTGCTGTCACAC CAACTTTAACAAGGAATAGAGGAAAGAGGAAGCGGAAGCTGGTGGTTGATCTGTCAAAGGAACTTACTAATGATGACATCAGGGACCAACTGGCTGAGTACTCTGACCTTTTGACCTCATTGGAGATAGCCCCGCCTACACGGCAGCTCATGGAGTGGAGAGAAAATGGTGGGGTCAAGCAACTGATCTCTCGTTTCGAACTTCAACCCATACACTCTGTCTTAAAGCAG CTGTTCCCTCGTGACTTGTCACCTAAGAGAAAGGGATTGGTTGGAGGAGCAATAGAGCAGACTGACCCCGAAGAGATGAGAGAACAAAGCAGAGAGG ACAGAGAGAGCACTGCTCAACCAGTGCTGGGTGACTGGAGTTTACTGCATGAGTCTGTGGCTCTAGATAAAGCAGTAGATGCAAACACTTCTGTAGAACCTTCTTTCACTCATACAGAACCTCCACCTCCCTGGAACGCCACAAGT GAGGAGAGTAGGCTGGAGTTGTCCTATCCAGAGCCTCTCTCTGAGGACTCCATGCTGGTTCATCCATCTGTAGGGACGAGGGAAACCCCAGTG TCTGTTCTGAACAGTCAGGACATGGAGGACAGGAGAATGACCTGTCGGGCACACAAACTCCTCCAGGCCCTCAAA AGCCAAGACAGCTCGCCCAGAGCCACGTTCAGTCTTCAAGCTATGTGTGAGGGAAACACTCGTTCCTATGTAGCAGCTTTATTCTTCTGCCTGCTGGTGTTAAGGAAACAACAAGCCCTCAACCTGCACCAGAGCACTCCTTACAGTGACATCATTGCCACACCTGGGCCTCTCTTCCACTCCTTCTAG